The following DNA comes from Nicotiana sylvestris chromosome 10, ASM39365v2, whole genome shotgun sequence.
CCACAAGCGCAAGAAAGTCTCAAGATCTAGCATCACCAACCCTCTTCCCTACTTCTAATCTACAACTTAAATTACATTTTTAAAAAGGTAACCATAATAATTTAGGTTCAATAAACAACACTAATGTATACAGCACATGAGTCCATGCATGATCTGTAGTTTCCCGTTGGAGGTCATCATTTGAGAGAGAGTATCTCTGGACAGTCTTATATACTCTACTTTGTATTGTATCATTGTTCACAAACAAAAGAATTGCTCGCACTCATATTTTATTCAAATTAATAAATACAAGATATatgtttttatatattttttattatttaattagaATAAATTAATACATATTATTATCcagttttattatttaattataataaattaataatttattgtAAAATActtgtaaaaatatatattttccaaCCTTGAAACCCAAGCTACCCTgaacacccccccccccttctttttttttttgggtggcCAACACAGAAACGAATTGTCGCAACAAAAAAATACGAATTTTATAATCCCAGCTAGCAAGACTAGAACGTGCCAATCATAACGGTAACCATAATGTTCTCTATAATAAATGATCCAAACTGTCTTTAACATGGCCAGaaagaaagttaaaaaaaaaacagTTATTCCTTAGCTTGTTTCCATTATTTTTcggaaaagtatttttttttaaaaaggatctTCGAATTTTTTGTTAGAAGTATTCAAAATAAAAAGTACTACTGTAAATAAACATTCAAACAAATTTTTTTTAATGTAATTTATCTCTTCACACGGAAAGAAAAATGTAACCAGCTGGGACACCGCCCCTCTCTTCTTCTGTCGTTAGATGTCAACAAATTATTAGTCCAGTCCAGAGTCCTTATTTCAAATTAATTTTCTTCTAAACCGACtaactaaaaattaaaatttatttttcctcatATTTCCATTTTCCCTCCTATAAATAGACTCTCCTCCTTTCCTTTTTCTCAAACGGTACTCAACAACAGTCATATTCCTCTTTTATCTCTTTTGCGCTTTATTCCACTTCTCTTTCTCGAAAAATCTCCTCGTCTAAAGGCTAGAATGGCATACTCAAAGGTAATCGTTGCTCTAATGTTGGCTTTGGTGGTTGGATCTGCATTTGCTCAGGCACCAGGAGCATCTCCGGCAGCTTCTCCGAAGAGTTCTCCACCACCGGTAGCATCGTCACCTCCGGTGGCGACTCCTCCATCTGCAGTAACACCTGTCTCTGCTCCTGCAAATGCTCCTACTACTCCTTCTTCTCCATTGGCATCTCCTCCAGCTCCACCAACCGTCGATACTCCGGCATCATCTCCTTCCGGTGGTGCTGCTCCTCCATCCATCAGTGCCTCTCCCAGCGGTTCTCCTACCTCATCTCCCAACTCTGCTTCCTTGAACAGAGTTGCCGTCGCTGGATCTGCTGTTGTAGCTATTTTTGCTGCTACTTTGATGCTTTAATTCTCTGATCTGTGAAATACTTTTTGTTATATATTGCCGGAGCCGACGACTTTTATGGGCGGCCGTAGTCGTGGCCGCTGTTGATTCTTTCTTACTGCTACTATTTGTTGTTGATTATTACTGGATTCTTTGTTTATTTATGGAGAGATGTTGTCATCAACTAGTTAATAATTTGTTCTGTTGAAGAGCTTCCATATTTTATTTAATTGGAACGTGTCTATAATTTCAAAAACAAGGTGTACAAGTCCGAAAATATTTACTCCACCGTTCCAATTTTGACTGGCACGGAATTTAAGACGAGAGTATAATTCCtttcaataataaaaaaaaaggttcAACACGGAGAGTATAATTCCTTTCAAAACTTAGTAATAGCCTCTTTGGCCAAGTTTTTGGCCAAGTTTATTTTTtgcgaaaagttttttttttttttttgtcaaaagcaTTTTTGGTCTCAATTTGAGGTATTTAGCCAAGCTTCGGAaggaaaaaaagtatttttgaggagaaacagaaaaaagtaacttctctccaaaagtacttttttgaaacatttttgagaaaaatatacttaaaaataattttttaaagcttGATCAAACACTAATTGTTACTCAAAAGtgattttcaaactaattagttaAACATAAATTATTTCTCATCATCAAAAGTACTTTtcgaaaaaaatacttttaaaataaaatattcctC
Coding sequences within:
- the LOC104222276 gene encoding classical arabinogalactan protein 5-like — encoded protein: MAYSKVIVALMLALVVGSAFAQAPGASPAASPKSSPPPVASSPPVATPPSAVTPVSAPANAPTTPSSPLASPPAPPTVDTPASSPSGGAAPPSISASPSGSPTSSPNSASLNRVAVAGSAVVAIFAATLML